One window of the Methylovirgula sp. HY1 genome contains the following:
- a CDS encoding PopZ family protein, which translates to MNALNPLTPDKRAADHKAYEPSMEEILASIRRIIADDQAFSQRPAEAPEAFAEPDAAPVAEPAVAPKSAPQPEPLLTEPKPLPVLHFSKQSDFSKQRGLPNRSDLPGEDRAFKEGAPQGWARENAAPSPTTEPQTPAPALAALRPRPSAAIAPFPVEAQFQFFKAAAMPQAVEPPLPEPEHFELPRRRPEPADVVKHPVAPSLEPVAARGPVQIHPLPPEKAAAEEAPLVSPATDAAVSSSFNALIASQFMQSSDGLDDMIREMIRPMLKAWLDDNLPVLVERLVRAEIERVARGGR; encoded by the coding sequence ATGAATGCGCTGAACCCTCTTACACCGGACAAACGGGCCGCCGACCACAAGGCCTATGAACCATCGATGGAGGAGATCCTCGCCTCGATCCGGCGGATCATCGCGGACGATCAGGCTTTTTCGCAACGGCCGGCGGAGGCGCCGGAGGCTTTCGCAGAGCCGGATGCGGCGCCTGTAGCCGAGCCGGCGGTCGCGCCCAAATCCGCGCCGCAACCCGAGCCGCTGCTAACCGAGCCTAAGCCTTTGCCGGTTCTCCATTTCTCCAAGCAGAGCGATTTCTCCAAGCAGAGAGGCCTTCCTAACCGAAGCGATCTTCCCGGCGAGGACAGGGCTTTCAAGGAAGGGGCTCCGCAAGGGTGGGCGCGCGAGAACGCTGCGCCGAGCCCGACGACCGAGCCGCAAACGCCGGCACCGGCGCTGGCGGCTTTGCGGCCACGTCCGTCGGCGGCCATCGCGCCGTTTCCGGTCGAGGCGCAATTCCAATTTTTCAAAGCCGCGGCCATGCCGCAAGCGGTCGAGCCGCCGCTGCCGGAGCCTGAGCACTTTGAACTGCCGAGGCGGCGACCGGAACCCGCCGATGTCGTGAAGCATCCGGTGGCGCCGTCGCTGGAGCCGGTGGCGGCTCGCGGGCCGGTTCAAATTCACCCGCTGCCGCCGGAGAAGGCTGCCGCCGAGGAGGCGCCGCTCGTGTCGCCGGCCACGGATGCGGCCGTTTCCTCGTCCTTCAATGCGCTGATCGCCAGCCAGTTCATGCAATCGAGCGATGGGCTCGACGACATGATCCGGGAGATGATCCGGCCCATGTTGAAGGCTTGGCTCGACGATAATCTGCCGGTTCTGGTCGAGCGTCTCGTCCGGGCCGAGATCGAGCGCGTCGCCCGCGGCGGCCGCTAG